The genome window TACACATCTTAAAAGTTCTGTATGACCTccaccaaataaacaaaatgctTATAAACACATTTATATACAGACATTTACTCCACCCTCAACATCATGTTTCTCAGGTGTTTATCATTAATCTCAGAGTTGAGAAGTTCTGAATCATTCATAATTGAAGTTGTGAACGCTGCTTCTGTAACTGCTATCCTACAAACAGCTTGTAACACTGGCATTCTTTAATGTAACAGAGGCAAAGTTCTGGGTCCAGTAATTGCAGGAGTACCTGAACTTGGCCTGGTATGAATCCGGGTTTGGTTACTAAAGCAGTTATACTATACTTACTTCTTCAAAGTAGTCTCAGAAACATAATTGTTGTCTGAGATGTTACTCTACAAAAATACAATGTAAGCATAGTACATTTTATCTACAgttgttttctcatttcctaATATGCATTGCTATATGTAAATAGATTTGAGttgaaaaataacattgtttTGATGGTGGCAAAACAGTAAGTACATTGCCAGCTCTTTCCCACTGCCAAGTCATAATAAATGCTTGCTATGGAAATTAATAATTCACTGGCTATTACAAGTGACAATCcattaaacaaatatttttctattaaaatatatatatatgaccTTGACATTAATTTCTTTACAATGAATTTTGGAAACTATCTGTATACATTTTACAAGATCTTTCCCCATCAACAGTCACTGGAGTAGGCTGTTCTTAGAGATGTGACTTCCCACTGTCttggaagattaaaaaaaagggtacattttttaattgctagatgtttctgcttctgtttcctCCATTGCTGCCTcaggaaaaagcagttttctaaGTATGTTTGCATAGAATGGTCCATACACTTTTTTATTGAAATTTACAATGCTTGCATACTGAGATCCCAGAAACTCTATCTCTGTCTGAATCACAGAAAGGCCTCCTGGCATAGTAGGCATACACTTCTGAAAACTCGGAAGAGCAAGCAAGCTTCTCATGAAGAGCTGGATTCGTTTGTCTGAAATGGAATATAGAGTACACTCAGAACAAATGTAAACCCAAGATGATGCCACAGTCACTTTGTAAGTACCCTGCACATCAGCACAGCAAAAAATCCAACATGTAAGCAACAACTCTTTCCCAATATTGTTTTGGTGTGGGAAACAATACTGTAAGTTTCTTAAACAATATGTTTAAACCCAGAATGGACAGAAAGACTAAACAATCATTTTATCTAAATTCTTCTCCAAAATATTAGGCTGCCTAGGCTTCTCTCTACATGCACTTTTACAATTATTTCCAGCTGTGACTAACCATGCTCTGCAGCATACCCAGAACACCATTTCCAAGTAAGCAACATATCCTTAGTCTTAGTTGAGCCAGTATTTTACTGCAGtaagaaaatacttttagaAGATAATGAGACAGCTGATTAAGCTGGCTGCCAGTAAGTTCATAAACAGACACATATAATACGACAATTAGGTAGTCTCTTACTAACCAATCAAGGAACAGACAGGATTATTCTTCTCAACAACATGAGCGATTTGACCCATTAAATTACTCTGCATTTCTTCATTAAGAGTTGGAAGACCTCTTTCACTTAGAGACTTGTTCACTATGCTGCAAATCTGGACGCCAATAGCATTCAGAGCCTCCTTCAAGTCAAAACTtctggaagaaagagaaaagcattaAATTCTGAAGTTTCTGTAGCATAGGTCGTAAAGTGCCCTCACttgtctcctttcccttttattttcaaCCTGGTCTCTGCAATGAGAATTTTGGAAAGTTTTCATCTTTTGCTGCAGATTTATGTAAATCTACATATACAGGAAAATTCCTATGTGGAAGATAAAATAGGGACCTAGCTGTGATCCAAATGGGAAAAGTAATTTCACGTGTGCAGCAGTGACACCAGTTCACTTTATCCTTGTGCCTAGGTGTTTTTCTGGGCCACGTGCATAGCattccatgagaaaaaaaagagtggaaaaCTCTTTTAAAAGACAGTCACATACATCAGACTTGCCTGTAGCACAAGAAGCCAAAGAAATAGGGAGCCAAATAACTTGAACTACCTACAACAAGTTTGAAGCAACTCCCAAGAGGATTTAGTGAATGTACTGCCACAGTATCCCCAGTATTAGGAGTGTGTGAATGAACTTTACTACTAGGTTCCAAAATTTGTACACTAACATCATGACTAAGATTTCATTAAAATCTACCTTTGAAAACACTTGTCTAACATATAGTGGCCTTGTATCATAAAGGGAATATATAAATTATTCGAATTCGGTATCTTCCTATTAATAACAAGCACCAGCTATGACACTAGAATTGTTTCCAATTATTTACCAtcaaaaaaagagtaaaaaaaggCCTTACTTCTTATTCATGCCTTCAAGAAGAGGAAGGGAGATCCTTTTCAGCTGATCAGTGAAATCAGGCACATCTACAATTGCTGCACCCACCATGTTGTTTGTTATGAGAGAAACACAAGCTATGACTTTTAATTGATTGAGCTTTTCTCTCAACTCCTGAAGACGAACTTCATCTGTTATTAGAGTCTAGAATTGAAACAATAATACTAATTTAGGAATAAGGAGAAGATCTAGGAAAGAGATCTAGGATGTAGTCATGAAGCACTACTATTTTTAATCACAAATACGCAAACCCAGAGGAGACAGCAACTGAAATACCCTAAATATGTAGTGTAGTATAGTATAAAGTGGCATTTTGTACAAGTACCAGAAGTAAACCTGTGGCGGGAAGAAAAGTAATGAGGAAACTGAGGACATTGCACCTTATTCCTCATCACTGCTGACAAATCTGTAACCAACAATTCAGCCCACGACATGGAATGCTCAGAGGATCCAGAAGACATTGTAACAACCAAGTTACAGACAGAAGTCTTCTGGATTTGGGTGTCTTTTGAAAAAATGCCAACATTTGTAACTGATGGATAATAATGAACAACTGTGCTTGACAACCACCAATTCAACCACCTGAGCTGGTTCTGCAAGTGATACGTAAGCTGCTCCAGGCAAAAAGCCAGCTGATCATACCAACAGCGTAAGTAATCCCCACAGCAAGATGTAGCTGGAGTTCATTTTAGGTTACAAAGAGTTcatcctgagcagcacaggggcatTAACATCCAACTGCAGTTAGTAGCAATTTCATAGTATGGCAAGCTAGATCTACCAGAGGACATCTGTATGTAGATCTTACTCAAAACTGCTCACAGAAAGGTAAGGAAGTGGTTTCACTTCTGTCTACTGACTGAGAACACCAAGAGCATCCCCATGTATTTAACAAGTTCTCTGCCAGGCCATCCTACATGTAGCTAAGGCCCTCTCTGGAAATGCAAATGTTAGCCCTGACTGCTGACAAATTTCCCACTGGCTTTATGGAAAGTTGCAGAGGTCAGTGATCAGGAATTGGAGGGAAAAACTGAACACTGAGTCTTGAAGCAATAGTTtacactgaaaggaaaaatacctACTTTAGAGAACTCAAGTTTTTTACTGATTCTGTTCGGAAGAGCAATCCTaccaattcctgctgctgttagGAAAACGGAGTGCTACAATcagttcttttaaaaacagagaaagcaaaatactGTCAATACAAGGCCCAGCCTTTGACCACAGCCAAGACTGCTCTTAGGGTGGAGCTGGTGAGCTATGATTGGAAAGAGGGAGAACAACCTTTACCTTGTTCTCTTCTGGTTGTTGACTTGCCCATCTCTGGACTAGAATATAATCTCCTAATTTCAGATTTACTGTGCAGAAATTTAAGGAGTGCAAAAGAGTATTCACTTACTGTCTTCCATAGCAGGTTTATTGTATCACACTAATGACTTCATATAGCTGGTAATCTGAAGAcaccaaaatatatttcttacCTCTGGAATTGTTTTGCAATAATCCCACTGTAACAGTTTCAAGTAGCCATTGTTTAGCACCAGTGTAGGACTAATAATTGGTTTTGAACTACTATCAGCACCAGGGCATGATGAAGACTCATCAGAAATAGATGACAATTCATCCTCTATTGATTCCTTTATCCATTCTGTTGTGAGATTCAGGGCACCTAAGCATTGTAAATAGCACAGATTTACTGCATGCCTTCATCAAAATAAGCACTaccttgaggaaaaaaaaaaagatttgtatAGAGAAGAGAATTCAACTTCTGAAGTCTTAAACATAGTGGACAGCTGAGTCATCACAAATGGCAattctctccctttcttctctgaTCATCTTCCACTGGTCACCTTTAATTCTACCTGGTTTGTAGAAATCCAGCCACAAATTGTTAAGACTTCAGACAAGATTTTTAGGTAATAGAAGTCACAAAGTTTGAGAGTCCTTCCCAAAGGAttgctttccctttttcagAGAAACCACTTATCCGATAGGATGTAAGACTAAAAGGTACAGGTGAAGGAAGATTAAAACGTTTGATTTGTTCTGGTAGAGTTCTTCTCAGGCTGCATAAATGAACACTGCAGGCCCTATCAGTGGCTCAGAGCTCTCATTTTAGAAGCCCCTGCTCCAGATGTTAGCATGTTTACTTATTCTTCTTGGAGGATGTATTTCTGAACACTGTTTAATCAAATCACACAAAACGTGTAATAGTGAATCAAGTTGACTTTGCATCATCTAAGAAATTTTGTTCAGAGTCtgcttttgtttattaaaaaatagatCTTAGCCCTTCCAGCTTTCAGGTGCACTAACTGGTTTTACATGCTTACTTCACACTAACAACTGAACAGTTgcacacaaaagagaaaaggctCATCTTATGGACTCTTGCTTCTGCATCCAGACAGCAAGAGTCAccacttgtttgtttttcagacacCATCCAATTCAGCAAATATAAGTTTGTCTGAAAGTGCCTCAGATTACAGACAGATAAACTTGATGGCAAGTTAAGCAACCATCCAGTGATAACTTGCTTGTTAAAAAATTTTTCCATTACTTatatacagaaaagaaattgaagttTTCATCTAAGTTAACTGCAACTTGTAGAGTTTTCACAGCATGTATTTAAATAGgcttcttttcaaagaaaagtttaaatttaATATAGCGTGGTACATACTTGGTGTTTCTTCAAGAATTTCCTGGAATTTTGTTCTTTCATAGTCCACCAAGTTATGCCAGAGGTATGGTCTAAGGCTTTTAATTGTGTAATTTGCCATATCCACTTTCATCAGGTCCAAAACACGGAATATTTGtctgaaaagaagaatttaaaatttcacaGTTGAATTTAATCTATTGATTTTCATCAGCACATGTGAAGCACATGTACATTATCACTTTAATTTCAATTCTGGAGAAGTGAAGGCCTTCACTGGCACTTCAGAGTAACAGATATATTACCTATCATCTGGAATTCTTGAAGATAAGGCTTGGCCTAagttaaaaagaacaaaactgatGTAGCATCACTAAATGCTACAGCCCTATAAGTTTTTCAAAAACTACATGAATTGGTATATTTCAGCCAAAATTAACAGATTTTAACTTTTTGGTCACTGACTGCATTAAGAGAAACAATCCTTCTGACGCAATTGTTTTGATCCCCATATACATACATAGTAGAACAACTACCATTTAGTCTTAATATTTCAGCATACCTCAGGAGCACTGTTATGCAAATGTTTTACCCAAGTTCAAGTGATAAGATCTTAACTAAAGAGCCTGTAAATCCAAAGTTTGGCCTTCCAGAAGAAGCATGCAATTAACTCTTCAAGAAGAAACAGTACAAGTATGCTGTTTACATTTTGTAAGAATgaacaagacagaaaaagagtTTCTGAAACAGAGATTATTGCAAGAGTTGTTGGTTTAGATATTCAGAGCTGCCTAGTTTCATCTAGGTATCCTACTCATTTCATTACAAAGTGAGATACACAATCTGTTTAGCGTGTCAGAGCTCTTCCTCTTTAATGCTTCAGGAAGTTCTCCTATAAGTTTAAGAACAGGTGTTATGCAAACTGACACAACTTTAGACTTCCTTAACCCAGCCCCCCACCTTCCACTGTCTACTACCCTTTCAGAGAGGcgtttttttctccaaaaaccACACTCAAATACCAACCTCAGTAACTCTACGATATTGTCAGTTGCTTTTAACTGTTTTATGTCATTGTCTCTTATTGGAGCACATAACTTTCCCATAGTGTTGATGACATAGTTAGCTAGTCCAGGAATATCAACAGCATTATGTTCTGCCTGCTGTCTTATAAGATCCATGTCAAGAACTTCACAAATTTGATTGTGAATCCTGTTTGCTCCAGGagtcaggaaagaaagaagaatctAAATTAGAGggagcaaaaaagaaaaagcttatcAATAAAGACCAAACCACTTAGTAAGCACACTTGAGTGAAATTTTAATATTCATGTCAGGTGTTTATAGCTGACAGATTATAACCAGACATTTTAAGACTGAACATTATCAAAGGTTGTGGGGATAAAAGAACTgcttggaaaaaacaaaccagtacAGTTCTGCAAAAATGCTCaaaccaataaaacaaaaagcaagtcAACAACTAGACCCGTTCAAAAGCTGGGAGGCTACCttgtaaaacaaacatttacTAACTTAAAGTTCTTAATGACTTAGTATTGTGCCAGGATTGAAGGTTTGTATGCTCACCTGTGCGATAATCAAACAATGAAGTTTAAGTGGGCAGGTCCAATCATGTTTATACTGTTGTTCATGCCCTAAGCTCACAGTATGGTTCTGGAAACAGGCTAGTAGAGATGTGAAGCTTTGGGAAAAGAGATGACTTTCAACTGATCACTGTGCAGTGAAAACTGACAGAACATGCCACTGTTTGTTTGCAGCCATGTTCCTGGTTAATATAAATATACTACAAATAGAAATCTATTTTCAGTTCTGAATAATCATGGCTTTATattataaaaggaaaatctgaagGTGTTGACTCAGCTAAGTTAAGCAGACCCTTTGGTGAACTAAGGGACTCTTAAAGCTAAGCTGACAAATCaatacagagaaagaagaacaTTACCTCCTTAATTTCCTCAAAGAGCTTGATAGCATGTTTGTATTCTGGAGGATCTTCATTCAGTTCCGATTCCAAATGATCCCAAAATGCCTTGTGTACAATTTGTTTCACTGTGCCTGCAAAGCTGTGGAGTAAGTCAATTAGATACAGAGAAGACTCACAACTAGCTTCCATCCTTGTAACTGTTTCAGATGAGACTGATCACTTGTTGGGAAACACACCTCCCCAAATACTATGCCCTGCAATAACATCTTTCTTGGGTGATAGATCATTAGGTCCCAAAACACAGTCGAGATTGCTCCATTcgtttctcctctctttccaaTACCAGTGCTACTTTTTGCAAAATTCAAGCTCTTACCTGTTTTGTGGGTAGTCTTCGTGTTTTATGCAAAAATTTGCATTTACAGCAATTTCATGAGCTAGAGTCCAGTTTGATAGATTTCTTGTAGCTGCCATCAGTTCATCAAATGTGATAACCTTGGGAGGGCTACCTGCTGGAACAAACAAGATCAATTCAAGCTAAATATCTATAGCTGATAAGTGCAATTGAATATattaaaacctaaaaaattTACTACTTGCTAGTTGGACTCCAGTACTCTAGAAGGAGCGACCCAAGATTACCAAGTCTTTATATCTTCCTGAAACACTAACTCAGGAAACTCCCAGTTTATcaggggtgtgtgtgtttgtggggaAATACCACACAAgcctcaaaatattttgaggagCATTTTCATATTTCCGCATTTgaactaagattttttttttcctttaaaatgggATCTTGCATTTCACAGATTTCCTAGTAACTGTTCTGTCAAAGCCACCCAACCAAAAGCATGAGCAGTAAGAGATACTAGATGTCCACTATAATTCCAAGCACAATGGCTATATTGCCTGTTGAAGAGGTTCCTCAGTTACAGACTCACAAACCCCCCAACTTAAAATCAGCAGATCTTCAGTCTGCTGTGGAATTAAGTTATACTCATTTTTTTAGGAGCTAGCAGCGATGACAAAACAAACTCTACATTGGAAAACAAGAGCAAATTCCCAAAGTTTCTAAATCTTTAAATTCTATAATTTAATGTAGTATTTGGAAGGCTGGTaacaaagaaagacaaagagcCAGCTGCCAAATGCAGCTCCACTAATAAGCTTGTTTTAATATAAGACTTAATTTACATAGATGTAAGAAGTAAGCATGGTCTGCAAATGCTTACAGATACAGAGAAACCACATTATAAACAAGGTTTTATTTACCATTACTCAAATTATCCTCCTTGTGcaaatgtgtgttttctgtttgattctagtatttatgaaagaaaaatgtgaattcaAGATAATTACATGTAACTTGGTATGGTATTACAAATCTGTaagttacagaaataatttttaagtgcAGGGATCAAACAGAAGAAACCCATCCTTTGCACAAAAGCATATCTGGTTGAGTGGGAGGCTGCTACCAATGTCAAGGTTAGGAAGACCATGGTGACACACTTTTCTTACACTTTCTGAAGGGAAGGAGTACACAGGGAGACCCCCGTGGatacagctgctgctggtgttccACACACAGGAGATTCACTGCTTCACAGCAAAGAGAAAGCCATGCCTCTCTGTTAATACTCTTAAACAGATTCAGAATCCCAGGTTCTACCcatgacagcaaagagaaacaaGGTAAGTTAGCCTTATTGGTCCATGCACAATGCAGGTGAGGCTGAAATAGGCTTACACGGTGGGGAGCTGGGTTTGCTTGAAGAATCACTGTTAAAGCTCTGCCTGGAATATTCTGTGTCACTGGAAGAAACTGTGCTTTCTGAGAGCCGTGAAGAATCTGAGTCACTGTTCTGGTCATCATTGAGAGGCATTCTGAATCCCTTTACCTTGTTTACACAGTAAACAAGACCTAGAAAGACAAACACAATTCCCATAAAACCAAAAGTCAGCTACTGATCGTTATATTGTGAATGAAGATCAAGTAGTTGCCTTTCctaaacaggaaaagcaaaggaaaggatttGGCTTGACAAAAATGGCAGAATCATATAGTTATCAACAAACTATACCTTTTCTGTAAGAAAGCTTTGTACCTTCAGCCGTTTCATACCTTAATGAATCTGTGGGAGACAGTCCCTAAATTgatcatatttaaaaaaatgtaagacTACCCACAGGAACACCTGAAGCTACTTGTTGCAAGAATTTTGGTAGTTTTCAATGTCCATAAAGGCATTTCGTGATGTCACCATCCTCTACCTGACCTCACAAAGAAGTGGTGTTTAGCAATGAGTTTCTTTCCACAAACAGACTGCACCGAGTGTAACGACTGTGAAGCAAACACAAAAGTTGCAGGCAGAGAACAGGCAAGTAATTCAGAATATTACATTTCTGACAGGGTGTAGCTGAAAGTCTGGCCTTTAGGTGGGTCTGTGCTCAGAATCAGATCAACAATGGCACAGACCCAAAAACCAGTCCTCCTAGGGGTGAAGGCAGGTGGATAGGTTTTCTGGTTTAAGTCAAATGGCAATTCTGAGCCTCTAACATTCTATTTAGCAGAGACAACAATCTCCAGTGACAAGTGTTGTGCTTCATAGTGCTTCTGTCTATGTAAAGAAACTGCCTCCCAGGCAGATAATCTGCAATTGCAGAAAATGTGGACAGCTGCACAGTGTGATACAGATGATTAACAACTGCATGACAGGAAGTGAAAAATATGTTCATAATAGTATTAAAATGAGAATCTGGAAGTCAGCTGTAATTACAACCAAAGGAATTTGGCCCAGATAGCAAAAGTAGCACTCCATCTCCGATTATGACCATGAAGCATTCTGTAGTGGACTTCATGAAGTGACATAGGCAGCAATGATTTCCATCAGCAAATTTAATCGATAActtcatttattattaaatCCCATCAACTTCAGTAGCAGGGAATTCCACACTTTGCAACTgctgaatttggaaaaaagacACTTTTAGCAATAAAAGGATGATCTTTGTCTGTACTTATGTGAATCAACATATTGTGGTGTCCTGGGACAGACAAAAGGTAGTGAAAATTaagatttctttatttctggCACCTAGCTACAGCTTAAAGCATTTGACTGTTTGGGTACTAACTCATCCTGAATGGGCCTTTATAATTTGATGAGCTACTACACTGATGAGCACCCCCCTGTTAATTGAAATGATTAACACTTCTTAAGTGTGTGTTtactcttcctcttctcccaaGAGGAAACACTCTTGGATGCACTTGAGCACCTTATTTATGTCATACTTtacactgggttttttttgtgaaaagaaTTGGTCCCATTAGCAGCTAAGAACACAGCTAACAGTTTATCACAGTACTGGAGGAGCCAGTGAGAGACACTTGACTAGAACTCAGAGGTCATGCATTCAGAACTTGCAACATTACCAGTAATGCTAAGCATCATAACTCTTATTAGAACAgcaattttataatttctaccaagcaaatatttaaaacagtATTGGCTAAACAAGACAGAGTTGAAGGGAACCTAAAAAACGCTACACAGAGATATTTTGGCTTGGAAATTGTATTTAAGTTACAATTAGAAATGGGTCACTAGTTAATGctagagaagaaacaaaatatttcttcaattAAAATCTGTGTTACAGATCTCAAAGTTAGTGAAGATCAGAAACTAGTTGCGACAAACTAGTTATAGAACATACTTGAGGTTCTTCATGTTGAACTGCTCACTTAAATACAGTAACAGTGTTAAGAGTGTGTGAAGTTTTTATTACCCTCcgactaatttttttaaatcaatataAGAACACTGTATTTTCAGGCTTTAATCTTGTATATCACCCCTTTATTTCCATACAAATAACTAACCTCCAAAAGATTAATGTTGCAGGATGTGGTCCATCAAAAGATTTGATTAATGTTGTTCGCAGTGTAGTGGCCCAAAGTCTTGCAAATCGCTTGCAGAGTGTGAGCAATTCACGGTGTGTCTACTGCTTCAGTTCAGGTGTTAAGAACATGGAAGAAGGTAAATGACCATTAAAACCCCAAATACTTTCACACAATTTACACATCATCATTTCATTAATTTCCTCTTACCTCTAGGTATGACAATGTTAATAAACGTTTAGCTTTGCAAGGTTCTTCTGACAGAAGTACTAAACCAGCCATGAAGGCAAGTCAGCACTGCCATTTCCCACCCCACCTTGACTTCTAAGAAAATGAAGTGGTTAAGGTAGAATTAGATGTCCATATACATTAAGTCCTTAAGCACTAGTCCCAGCAAAGGATCAATGCACACAGTTGCATTTCAAAGGTCCACGTGCATTTTGATGTATCAAGACCATACCCGCTCCCACAATATATGCACATAtacagacagcagagctgtcagtAGGGTGCTTCAGAAGGCTTAAGTAAGAAGTTTCAACACTGCAACAGGAGGTGACACACAAAAAACCACTGCAATCTTTTGCCACACTAAATACATTTCTTGGTAGAATGCTTCAAGCACAATAGGAAGTAAGAGTGGGTGTAGTCTGCAGATTCAGAACATTATTGCTAAATTCTACATTTAAAAGATAAACACATGAAACTGAATGTACATGAATATACAAGCAGAACCTGCATGGGCCATCTAAAACACTTACGCAAAAATACAGTCATTGAGCATATGAAAGGTAAGTACAAACCAAAAACGGCCTTTCTAATTAGTTACAACAATAGACAACTGAGTTACTCAGTCTTTGCTTTATAGCATACACTGGAAGAGCTGATTTTCCTTATGTTTTTGTAAATAGCACAGAAGTTCTCATTAATAACTAATGGCCAAGTTCATTTAGAACTTTAAATTAGTATATAACAGTCACATAAAAATATGTCAAAAAGCCCTTCAGCCTTGCAAGATCTCTTTGTAACTCGCCATCTTGGATAAACAATACcatcttgggttttttaaaatttgcttatAAAGTATTACATATTAGGCTGTTGTTTTAATACACATATTAATATCCCAACTGTTCTATCAAAGGGATCAGCCTGAGGTTACAACCTGCTTTATTCTGCTACATTAAAGACTAcccacatttatatttatattaggTTGGACACCATCACAGTGGGCTTCATCACaccatttgctttctttcaatCAGTACCATCCTGTAGGgttttttaaggataaactcTTTGGAAGACCAAGCTAAAAGTATCTTCTACAGGTACCAACCCCAAGATTACAACTAATTTAACAATGGAgaaattttcacatttctgcTATTTAGACAGGTGAGGATTATTCTTtttagtaaaaagaaaattaatacaaaacTGCAGATGCTTAAAGGCATCTTGTTCTTAATTGGTTACTGCATCACCCAGCTAGATTCTTCATTTAGAACTTATCAAGACTGCAAGATCAGGTTAGTTTTAGAAGACACAAAcacactttttatttctgtagctTTGCTTTAGAAGTTATTTTACGAAGCAcctgggagaaggagggaggaagataGTTTCACAGTTGGGTATTTTCTTCAGATACCATCTTCAAGCAAAGGTTTTCCACAGCCCTGCTTTGTTCAAAGGAAGCATGCATGGACACAGAGACTTATGAGTGCTCTGTCCAGTTTTACCACTATGAAAGTCTTAACTCTGTTTATTCTGCTGGGTTCACATTCTTACTATCTTCAAGCTGGCACCGACTGAATCTCATTTGGTCTAGAGTTTCCCTTTCACTGACTCCACCTCTGTCAGCACTCAccacagaagaacagaaaagaacCTTTGTTAGGAGTTACTTGCATTTCCTCCCGCCTCATTTTTCACAGTTTACAGCAGCCTTTCTCCCCTTTAGCTTTCTAGTTTCACAGCTCTTGGGAGAGATACTTCTCTCCGTGAAGGCTTAAAAAACTGTACTGGCGAGAGTGAGCTGCGGCCGGGTGCCCTGAGGGTTGGCCGCGGGAGTGACCTCCGCCCGGACAGGTCGGTGATGGGACCAGGGGCcgtcctgcctgctgccctcccccGCGGGGGCAGAGACACCGAGAGGAGCCGGCggctcctcctcttcctccatcTGTTTCGCTGCCTGTCTCCTCCCCCGGCCCCATGTTTTTAACACTTAGCAAAGGCAGGAGTTTGGCACCCTCCGACCAAAAGACCAAAACAAACAGCGTTTCCAAGGACAGGTCCGGGGGGAGGGAGTCCGGGGGAGAAGCAAGGAGAGAACACTCCCTGTCAGCCCCAGAGAAGGCGAGCCCGGGCACCCACCCCTAAGCGCCCCAGTCCCCATGCCCCGGGGAGGTGTCGgggtgcccctgccctgctcaccagGGCTGCACGGGGGGACCCTGCGGCTGCGCCCGTCGGGGCGTATCGTCCCGGCGGACACTAAGGGATGGCGAAAGCCCAGGAGACACGGGGCAAGGAGAGAACTAAGGACCCAGCGCAGGAACTGCGAAACCCACCTGCTGCAGCGGGTTCCCCACCGGGGCAGTAGAGCGACGGGCCAGTCCACTACCTCCCTGCCACCCACACCGCACAGGAGGGTAGCAGCCCCGAGCCAGCACTGTCCCGGACTCACCCCGCGACTCATCGCCCAGCGTGCCCGGACACCCCGCCACCTGTCAGCTCCCCGGCCGGCCGGAGCAGCCCTACCCTGCGGTCCCCAGCCGGTCACTCACCGCTGCCCCTCGCTCGCCAGGGCCGCACACAACTCCCCCCTTCAGATTTAAAGACCCAGCCTGGACTATTAC of Molothrus ater isolate BHLD 08-10-18 breed brown headed cowbird chromosome 5, BPBGC_Mater_1.1, whole genome shotgun sequence contains these proteins:
- the TCP11L2 gene encoding T-complex protein 11-like protein 2 isoform X5, which translates into the protein MAATRNLSNWTLAHEIAVNANFCIKHEDYPQNSFAGTVKQIVHKAFWDHLESELNEDPPEYKHAIKLFEEIKEILLSFLTPGANRIHNQICEVLDMDLIRQQAEHNAVDIPGLANYVINTMGKLCAPIRDNDIKQLKATDNIVELLRQIFRVLDLMKVDMANYTIKSLRPYLWHNLVDYERTKFQEILEETPSALNLTTEWIKESIEDELSSISDESSSCPGADSSSKPIISPTLVLNNGYLKLLQWDYCKTIPETLITDEVRLQELREKLNQLKVIACVSLITNNMVGAAIVDVPDFTDQLKRISLPLLEGMNKKSFDLKEALNAIGVQICSIVNKSLSERGLPTLNEEMQSNLMGQIAHVVEKNNPVCSLIDKRIQLFMRSLLALPSFQKCMPTMPGGLSVIQTEIEFLGSQYASIVNFNKKVYGPFYANILRKLLFPEAAMEETEAETSSN
- the TCP11L2 gene encoding T-complex protein 11-like protein 2 isoform X2 codes for the protein MPLNDDQNSDSDSSRLSESTVSSSDTEYSRQSFNSDSSSKPSSPPCSPPKVITFDELMAATRNLSNWTLAHEIAVNANFCIKHEDYPQNSFAGTVKQIVHKAFWDHLESELNEDPPEYKHAIKLFEEIKEILLSFLTPGANRIHNQICEVLDMDLIRQQAEHNAVDIPGLANYVINTMGKLCAPIRDNDIKQLKATDNIVELLRQIFRVLDLMKVDMANYTIKSLRPYLWHNLVDYERTKFQEILEETPSALNLTTEWIKESIEDELSSISDESSSCPGADSSSKPIISPTLVLNNGYLKLLQWDYCKTIPETLITDEVRLQELREKLNQLKVIACVSLITNNMVGAAIVDVPDFTDQLKRISLPLLEGMNKKSFDLKEALNAIGVQICSIVNKSLSERGLPTLNEEMQSNLMGQIAHVVEKNNPVCSLIDKRIQLFMRSLLALPSFQKCMPTMPGGLSVIQTEIEFLGSQYASIVNFNKKVYGPFYANILRKLLFPEAAMEETEAETSSN